In Quercus robur chromosome 11, dhQueRobu3.1, whole genome shotgun sequence, the following proteins share a genomic window:
- the LOC126704926 gene encoding uncharacterized protein LOC126704926, which produces MESSTNPDPAALALQVQSLSATVEELTRQNQEMKQRLLQESNRADRGDDEDSNRRRTSTPEEASSDLLREMRKEMDELRNAIKGKTDQSLERIVQKTDSPFTIAVQECPVPSKFRLPQLEPFDGLKDPLDHLNTFRTTLGLQQPPDEIFCRSFPTTLKGAAREWFNKLPTSSIDNFEQLSNSFVRHFVGGQRPKRTADHLLTIKQGEKEPLRSYVTRFTRGMLEIDETDDKVHLTTFKAGLKSRDFVASLAKNPPKTMAETLLKAQKYMNAEEALAAIDGADKSREKKKEKEDDRRGLKRERHDRRNDDRRRDDKNPRPSKFTPLAMPVDQILTEIRDEPSLKWPKPLQSAPGLRDKRKYCRFHKDHGHYTEDCRDLKEQIEELIRNGKLQQYVKRGDFSRYGQKSQPVNA; this is translated from the coding sequence ATGGAATCTAGTACAAACCCAGACCCTGCTGCGCTGGCCCTACAAGTCCAGTCGCTGTCAGCAACCGTGGAAGAACTCACAAGACAGAACCAAGAAATGAAACAACGACTACTACAAGAAAGCAATCGTGCGGATAGGGGAGACGATGAAGACAGCAACAGAAGGCGGACAAGTACTCCAGAGGAAGCAAGTTCGGACCTATTGagagaaatgaggaaagagatggacgagCTAAGAAACGCCATAAAAGGAAAGACGGACCAAAGTTTGGAGAGAATCGTCCAGAAGACGGATTCGCCCTTTACCATAGCTGTCCAGGAGTGCCCTGTACCCTCCAAATTCCGTCTACCACAACTAGAACCTTTCGACGGGCTGAAAGACCCCTTGGATCACCTGAATACCTTCAGGACGACCTTAGGCCTCCAACAGCCACCTGACGAGATCTTCTGTCGCTCATTCCCTACGACCCTCAAAGGAGCAGCCAGGGAATGGTTCAACAAGTTGCCAACATCGTCCATCGACAATTTCGAACAGTTGAGCAACTCCTTTGTCCGTCACTTCGTGGGGGGGCAGCGACCAAAGAGAACTGCCGACCACTTACTTACCATCAAACAAGGAGAGAAGGAACCACTGAGGTCCTACGTGACACGCTTCACCCGAGGAATGTTGGAAATAGATGAGACGGATGACAAGGTACATCTCACAACCTTCAAAGCAGGATTGAAGTCCAGGGATTTTGTAGCATCCTTGGCAAAAAACCCCCCTAAGACGATGGCCGAGACACTGTTAAAGGCtcagaagtacatgaacgcgGAGGAAGCTCTGGCAGCTATTGATGGAGCAGATAAGAGcagggaaaagaagaaggaaaaggaggacGATCGAAGAGGGCTAAAACGAGAACGTCATGACAGGAGAAATGACGATCGAAGAAGGGACGATAAAAACCCTCGTCCGTCAAAGTTCACCCCGCTGGCGATGCCCGTAGATCAAATTCTAACAGAAATAAGGGACGAACCATCCCTAAAGTGGCCAAAACCACTCCAGTCAGCACCTGGATTACGCGATAAGAGGAAATACTGCCGTTTCCATAAAGATCATGGGCACTACACGGAGGACTGCAGGGACCTGAAAGAGCAGATTGAAGAGCTCATCCGTAATGGGAAGCTACAACAGTATGTAAAAAGGGGGGATTTCAGCAGGTACGGACAGAAGAGCCAGCCAGTGAATGCATGA